A genomic segment from [Flavobacterium] thermophilum encodes:
- a CDS encoding putative regulator PrlF, whose amino-acid sequence MEKMNVSDQPSPIVMKATSKLSSRGQVVIPVEIRKTLGLTEGDDLTFMVNQDGEIKVEVTKKYRLSQLIGILKTNQPFRPVEEIRDEAYRTMGAEELKDGEEK is encoded by the coding sequence AATGTTTCGGATCAACCATCGCCTATCGTCATGAAAGCGACAAGCAAGCTGTCGAGCCGCGGCCAAGTGGTGATTCCCGTTGAAATCCGAAAAACATTAGGCCTCACCGAAGGAGACGATCTGACGTTTATGGTCAACCAAGATGGAGAAATAAAAGTGGAAGTCACGAAGAAATATCGCTTGTCACAATTAATCGGCATTCTCAAAACCAATCAGCCGTTCCGCCCTGTTGAGGAAATCCGAGATGAAGCATATCGGACGATGGGAGCAGAGGAATTGAAAGACGGGGAGGAAAAATAG
- a CDS encoding Predicted nucleic acid-binding protein, contains PIN domain, which yields MARKLWIDTNVVIRIMTGHPQELAEEVGDMLQKVEAGELILRLNPLVVAECCWVLASVYQASPSDISAALLKFTNGIGIETEEKDVVQQALRDYGEKKVDFIDAYIAAHAKANPPEDVVTWDKHFKRLNIRHGRPKDW from the coding sequence GTGGCTCGCAAGCTGTGGATTGACACAAATGTCGTGATTCGAATCATGACCGGCCATCCTCAAGAGCTTGCGGAAGAAGTTGGGGACATGTTGCAGAAAGTAGAAGCAGGAGAATTGATTTTGCGCCTGAATCCGCTCGTCGTCGCAGAATGTTGCTGGGTGCTGGCCTCCGTCTATCAAGCATCGCCGTCCGACATTTCCGCCGCCTTATTAAAGTTTACCAACGGGATCGGGATCGAAACAGAGGAAAAAGATGTTGTGCAACAGGCGCTTCGAGATTATGGCGAGAAAAAGGTGGACTTCATCGACGCATATATCGCCGCTCATGCAAAAGCGAATCCCCCAGAAGATGTCGTGACTTGGGACAAACATTTTAAACGATTGAATATTCGCCATGGCCGCCCTAAAGACTGGTAA
- the bglH gene encoding Aryl-phospho-beta-D-glucosidase BglH yields the protein MPSQRKSIIPDNFLWGGAVTSFQTEGAWNEGGKGLSIVDARPIPKGHSDWKVAVDFYHRYKEDIALFKELGFTAYRTSIAWTRIFPDGEGEPNEAGLAFYDAVFDELRANGIEPVITLYHFDLPLALAKKYNGFASRKVVDLFERYARTVFARYRGKVNYWLTFNEQNLVLEQPHLWGAICPDDEDPEAFAYRVCHNVFIAHAKAVKALREIAPEAKIGGMVTYLTTYPATCRPEDALANVQAKELFIDFFFDVFARGAYPRYVTNHLEKKGILLPLEEGDEQLLREQTVDFLSFSYYQSQIVRHQEQDERIVKGLEPNPYLPKTKWGWAIDPIGLRIALKDVYARYEMPIFITENGIGLEEELNENGTVDDDERIDYLRRHIEQMKMAMEEGVEVIGYLMWGATDLLSSQGEMRKRYGVIFVNRDDENLRDLKRYKKKSFYWFQRVIRTNGEEL from the coding sequence GTGCCATCACAACGAAAATCGATCATCCCCGACAACTTTTTATGGGGCGGAGCGGTGACGTCGTTTCAGACGGAAGGGGCGTGGAACGAAGGCGGCAAAGGGCTGTCGATCGTGGATGCGCGCCCGATTCCAAAAGGGCATTCCGACTGGAAAGTGGCGGTCGATTTTTACCATCGCTACAAAGAAGACATCGCGTTGTTCAAGGAGCTCGGCTTTACCGCCTACCGGACGAGCATCGCTTGGACGCGCATTTTTCCGGACGGGGAAGGGGAGCCGAATGAAGCGGGGTTGGCGTTTTATGACGCTGTGTTTGATGAATTGAGGGCGAACGGCATCGAGCCGGTCATTACGCTGTACCATTTTGATTTGCCGCTGGCGTTGGCCAAGAAATACAACGGCTTTGCCTCGCGAAAGGTCGTCGACTTGTTTGAGCGGTACGCGCGCACCGTATTTGCGCGTTACCGCGGGAAAGTGAACTATTGGCTGACGTTCAACGAACAAAATTTAGTGCTCGAACAACCGCATTTATGGGGGGCGATCTGCCCGGATGATGAAGACCCGGAAGCGTTTGCCTACCGCGTCTGTCATAACGTGTTTATCGCCCACGCGAAAGCGGTGAAGGCGCTGCGCGAAATCGCTCCCGAGGCGAAGATCGGCGGGATGGTGACGTATTTGACGACGTATCCGGCGACATGCCGGCCGGAAGACGCTTTGGCCAACGTGCAGGCGAAAGAGCTGTTCATTGATTTCTTCTTTGATGTGTTCGCCCGCGGCGCCTATCCGCGTTATGTGACGAATCATCTGGAGAAAAAAGGAATCCTTTTGCCGTTGGAAGAAGGGGATGAACAGCTGCTCCGGGAGCAAACGGTCGACTTTTTGTCGTTCAGCTACTATCAAAGCCAAATCGTCCGTCACCAAGAACAGGATGAACGGATCGTCAAAGGGCTGGAACCGAATCCCTATTTGCCAAAGACGAAATGGGGCTGGGCGATCGATCCGATCGGGTTGCGGATTGCCTTAAAAGACGTGTACGCCCGTTACGAAATGCCGATTTTCATCACCGAAAACGGGATCGGATTGGAAGAGGAGCTGAATGAGAACGGCACGGTCGACGATGATGAGCGGATCGACTATTTGCGCCGTCATATCGAACAAATGAAGATGGCGATGGAAGAAGGGGTCGAGGTGATCGGCTATTTGATGTGGGGGGCGACGGATCTATTAAGCTCGCAAGGGGAGATGCGCAAGCGCTACGGCGTCATTTTCGTCAACCGCGACGACGAGAACTTGCGCGATTTGAAGCGCTATAAGAAAAAAAGCTTCTACTGGTTCCAGCGCGTCATTCGCACGAACGGGGAAGAGCTGTAA